The following are encoded together in the Daucus carota subsp. sativus chromosome 5, DH1 v3.0, whole genome shotgun sequence genome:
- the LOC108222401 gene encoding zinc finger protein 8, which produces MENSDQEKETRDFMNVQSFSQLPFIRPLKEKGIRLFGKEFGGNGNDVEESNSVEIITEPELSCPTKEHENGESNRKFECHYCCRNFPTSQALGGHQNAHKRERQEAKRAHLHSALVHNGYQDANMYGLMNYNRYAPSPAAALPYNQSRLYRGQSSYSPRQQPITANALALWRPPSVVHNSPGYNKEPPPLFANHEMKAFQNSGSSSSQRRYVYESKASVKDPVSLDLRL; this is translated from the coding sequence ATGGAGAATTCGGATCAAGAGAAGGAGACCCGTGACTTCATGAATGTACAATCTTTCTCTCAATTGCCTTTCATTCGACCACTCAAAGAAAAAGGAATTCGGCTATTTGGAAAAGAATTTGGCGGCAATGGAAATGATGTTGAAGAATCAAATTCTGTCGAGATTATTACTGAACCGGAGTTGAGTTGTCCAACAAAAGAGCACGAAAATGGAGAAAGTAACAGAAAATTCGAGTGCCATTATTGTTGCAGAAACTTCCCTACTTCACAAGCTTTGGGAGGCCATCAGAACGCTCACAAGAGAGAGCGTCAAGAGGCCAAAAGAGCACACTTACACTCCGCTTTGGTTCATAATGGTTATCAAGATGCAAACATGTACGGATTGATGAATTATAATCGCTACGCTCCATCACCAGCAGCAGCATTGCCATATAACCAGAGCAGGCTTTATCGAGGCCAGAGCTCTTATTCTCCACGGCAGCAACCAATTACCGCGAATGCCTTGGCATTGTGGAGACCTCCATCAGTAGTGCACAACTCACCAGGCTATAATAAGGAGCCGCCACCATTGTTTGCAAACCATGAGATGAAAGCATTTCAGAATAGTGGAAGCTCTAGTTCGCAGAGGCGGTACGTTTACGAATCAAAGGCAAGTGTGAAGGACCCTGTGAGTTTAGATCTACGTCTGTAG
- the LOC108223039 gene encoding uncharacterized protein LOC108223039, giving the protein MPGLPQRNDNAEFTDFTMSCSDGSVNGFWSKHRGDVSYNQLQKFWSELLPQARQELLRIDKQTLFEQARKNMYCSRCNGLLLEGFLQIVMYGKALLHDGTLGPLPCNRVGPLKNRSDSDMWIANGGHNALQDPSVHPWGGLTTTKDGTLTLLDCYLYSKSLKGLQIVFDSARARERERELLYPDACGGGGRGWISQGMTGYGRGHGTRETCALHTARLSVDTLVDFWSALGEETRQSLLRMKEEDFIERLMYRFDSKRFCRDCRRNVIREFKELKELKRIRREPRCTSWFCASDTSFQYEVTHDTVQADWHQTFLDTFGTYHHFEWALGSGEGKSDIFGFENVGLRGKARISSLNLGGLNACYITLRAWKKDGRCTELSVKAHAMKGKQCVHCRLVVGDGFVTITRGESIRRFFEHAEEAEEEEDDETMDKDGNDIDGECSRPQKHAKSPELAREFLLDAATVIFKEQVEKAFREGTARQNAHSIFVSLALKLLEERVHVACKEIITLAKQTKLLEEEEKEKRQEEERKEKRRMKEREKKLRRKERLREKEKDKDKKLCENDQHVAFDVRIEELAPNVEEGSNLISREDVINCEIGDVISSRPTSPDIQDEQVLNGYYLSSMQDNSGGFPDGGFSDEFGSFEGQNDIEVESKSSDRRSCSTVPENGGRDCKLEQNYQGDRFETSRTMGLGKLSRCNPAKSNPRTPGSKFAERSHSSNRVCERYGYNTCSCYQQNDYRTKVESHCAARMCREGKSVCKSESASDVSKPYFRGIRYNQVDYMRDGVGRPKTKFVTGKNSYTRDSPQTKQVWEPMESQKKYVRSTSDSDVTMRSCTFGADATELDKSFESSDGISCNETGGNTVLNKNEDNKKTCKGGFHFEEKTTLYYKEVTNVEADVCPMTSSSLTGTSNSDSCSSCLSEGDSNGSSLNPPNPESSSASDSDDGNQSKDREPLRSLQTDFHERLDIGIGKKQSADGGEHFKIKASDNGVHKDQGSFSAKVAQEYPNSMPNVSNMNLRPQSVLPSVNSQSMPYPLFQPPSMGFYHQSPVSWSSPSGLVSLPHPNHYVLTSPFGFGINGNSHFVPYSSLPHMAPPTLNAANVPVYKPVQQVNVMNSMEHVNKLDFDGVKGDDHEMNIQRVSKTEEDKSSKISGKAECGNAGFSLFHFGDPVALANGYKSPPFPPKTTVGDDPSNKSSDHTVGDHYCNKEDVGEYNLFDGSNGIRFSIF; this is encoded by the exons ATGCCAGGATTACCGCAGAGAAATGATAACGCTGAATTCACCGATTTTACCATGTCGTGTTCGGATGGATCGGTTAATGGCTTCTGGTCCAAGCATCGCGGCGATGTTAGCTACAATCAGCTCCAGAAg TTCTGGAGTGAGCTGTTGCCACAAGCTCGTCAAGAGCTCTTGAGAATTGATAAGCAAACCCTTTTTGAGCAAGCTCGTAAGAATATGTACTGTTCTAGATGTAATGGGTTGCTGCTCGAAGGTTTTTTGCAGATTGTCATGTATGGGAAGGCTTTACTACATGATGGAACTCTTGGTCCTCTTCCTTGTAACAGAGTGGGGCCCTTGAAAAACAGAAGCGATAGTGATATGTGGATTGCCAATGGTGGTCATAATGCTTTGCAAGATCCATCTGTCCATCCCTGGGGAGGTCTGACTACTACTAAAGATGGCACACTCACTCTTTTGGATTGCTATTTGTATTCCAAATCTCTTAAAGGGCTCCAAATT GTCTTTGACAGTGCTCGAGCACGAGAAAGGGAAAGGGAGCTACTTTATCCAGATGCTTGTGGTGGTGGAGGCCGAGGATGGATAAGTCAAGGGATGACAGGTTACGGCAGAGGACATGGGACCAGGGAAACGTGTGCACTGCATACTGCCAGACTTTCTGTTGACACATTGGTTGATTTTTGGTCAGCTCTAGGAGAGGAAACTCGACAATCTCTGCTAAGAATGAAAGAAGAAGATTTTATTGAACGTTTGATGTACAG GTTCGACAGCAAGAGATTTTGTAGAGATTGCAGAAGGAATGTTATTCGAGAGTTTAAAGAATTAAAGGAACTGAAGCGCATTCGAAGGGAACCTCGCTGCACCAGTTGGTTTTGTGCATCAGATACAAGCTTCCAGTATGAG GTAACTCATGATACAGTCCAGGCTGATTGGCATCAAACCTTCCTGGACACATTCGGAACATACCATCACTTTGAATGGGCACTTGGAAGCGGAGAAGGAAAATCTGACATTTTTGGGTTTGAAAATGTTGGCCTGAGGGGAAAGGCACGGATTAGCAGTCTAAATCTTGGAGGTTTAAATGCATGCTATATCACCCTAAGGGCATGGAAAAAGGATGGACGCTGCACTGAACTTTCTGTGAAAGCTCATGCTATGAAGGGGAAACAATGTGTTCATTGCAGGCTTGTGGTTGGTGATGGTTTTGTCACTATTACCAGAGGAGAAAGCATTAGAAGGTTTTTTGAACATGCCGaagaagcagaagaagaagag GATGATGAAACCATGGATAAGGATGGAAATGACATAGATGGAGAATGCTCCCGTCCCCAAAAACATGCGAAGAGTCCTGAACTTGCACGGGAATTTCTTCTAGATGCCGCAACTGTTATTTTTAAGGAACAG GTTGAAAAGGCTTTTAGAGAAGGAACCGCACGTCAAAATGCACACAGCATTTTTGTATCTCTTGCACTGAAATTGCTGGAAGAACGGGTTCATGTTGCCTGCAAGGAAATCATCACATTGGCCAAACAG ACAAAACTTCTTGAAGAAGAGGAGAAGGAAAAGCGTCAAGAAGAAGAGCGTAAGGAAAAGAGGAGAATgaaagaaagggaaaaaaaGCTTCGAAGAAAAGAGAGATTAAGGGAGAAGGAAAAGGACAAAGATAAGAAATTGTGTGAAAATGACCAGCATGTAGCTTTTGACGTAAGAATTGAGGAATTAGCGCCTAATGTTGAGGAGGGGTCTAATCTCATTAGCAGGGAGGATGTAATAAACTGTGAGATAGGTGATGTCATTTCATCGAGACCCACGTCACCAGATATTCAAGATGAGCAGGTTTTAAATGGCTATTATCTTTCAAGCATGCAGGACAACTCTGGTGGCTTTCCTGATGGTGGGTTTAGTGACGAGTTTGGTTCATTTGAAGGTCAAAACGATATTGAAGTAGAGTCAAAATCTTCTGACCGAAGGAGCTGTTCAACTGTTCCGGAAAATGGGGGAAGGGATTGCAAATTGGAGCAAAATTACCAGGGGGATCGTTTTGAAACTTCAAGGACTATGGGACTTGGTAAGCTATCTAGGTGTAATCCTGCAAAATCAAACCCTAGGACCCCTGGGTCCAAGTTTGCTGAGAGGTCGCATAGTTCCAACAGAGTATGCGAGAGATATGGTTATAATACTTGTAGCTGCTACCAACAAAATGATTACAGAACAAAGGTAGAGTCACATTGTGCTGCACGTATGTGTCGGGAAGGTAAATCTGTTTGCAAGTCGGAATCAGCTTCGGATGTTTCAAAGCCGTATTTTCGTGGAATAAGGTATAATCAAGTAGATTACATGCGAGATGGTGTTGGCCGACCTAAAACCAAATTTGTTACAGGGAAAAATTCTTATACAAGAGATTCACCTCAAACTAAGCAAGTTTGGGAACCTATGGAATCACAGAAGAAGTATGTTCGAAGCACATCAGATTCTGATGTTACAATGAGATCTTGCACTTTTGGCGCTGATGCAACGGAACTTGATAAATCTTTTGAATCGTCTGATGGTATTAGCTGCAATGAAACTGGTGGGAATACTGTTTTAAACAAGAATGAGGACAACAAAAAAACCTGTAAGGGCGGATttcattttgaagaaaaaaccACTCTGTACTACAAGGAGGTCACCAATGTTGAAGCTGATGTGTGCCCTATGACATCCTCTTCTTTAACTGGCACATCTAACTCTGACAGTTGCTCATCATGTCTTAGTGAGGGAGACAGCAATGGATCATCTTTGAACCCCCCAAATCCAGAATCCTCTTCTGCATCGGATTCTGATGATGGCAACCAATCGAAAGATAGAGAACCTTTACGAAGCCTTCAAACTGATTTTCATGAACGTCTTGATATTGGGATCGGAAAAAAGCAAAGTGCAGATGGTGGTGAGCATTTTAAAATCAAAGCTTCAGACAACGGAGTACACAAGGATCAAGGGAGTTTTTCAGCAAAAGTTGCGCAAGAGTACCCCAATAGTATGCCAAATGTTAGTAATATGAATCTTCGACCTCAAAGTGTGCTTCCCTCAGTAAATTCCCAAAGCATGCCTTATCCTCTGTTTCAACCTCCTTCGATGGGATTTTATCATCAAAGTCCAGTTTCTTGGTCATCACCTTCAGGTTTGGTGTCTTTACCCCACCCAAACCACTATGTACTTACTAGCCCGTTCGGATTTGGTATAAATGGGAACTCCCATTTTGTTCCATACAGTAGCCTGCCGCATATGGCTCCTCCTACACTTAACGCTGCCAATGTGCCAGTCTACAAGCCGGTTCAACAGGTGAATGTCATGAATTCCATGGAACATGTCAACAAACTAGACTTTGATGGGGTCAAAGGAGATGATCATGAAATGAACATTCAAAGGGTTTCCAAAACAGAAGAAGACAAGTCAAGTAAGATATCTGGAAAAGCAGAATGCGGAAATGCAGGATTCTCActttttcattttggtgatcCAGTTGCCCTTGCTAATGGTTATAAATCTCCTCCTTTCCCACCAAAGACAACTGTTGGAGATGATCCTTCCAATAAATCATCAGATCATACTGTTGGTGATCACTACTGCAACAAGGAAGATGTTGGAGAATACAATTTGTTTGACGGCAGTAATGGAATAAGGTTCTCCATCTTCTGA
- the LOC108221311 gene encoding uncharacterized protein LOC108221311 produces the protein MPKNEYPFGANINITKLTSANPSTTTTPNPIPTATPNVTPTPSVTPTPCVTPIDLASLERDRGLRRPIWKYPPNVQDDIRLEYNRLGPCQLQLRKEQYPPTQFGSQRLRFQVSWVNTFPWLEYSISKDAAFRFPCFLFQKYASSQVAFTIDGIRCWKRVNDNNKCSFLVHVGTPNLTHGKTIKSLERLQNVTRHIDKVVNFQPSEEVKKNRLRLGTTIESILWITLQACAIRGHDESSTSHNRGNLIQMIKLMGRIYVDILNVVLENAPKNAMYIAPTIQKDILHILASKVRKKICDEIGGSKFCVLVDEAIDASRKKQMAIVLRFVDVHGVICE, from the exons ATGCCGAAAAATGAGTACCCATTCGgggcaaatattaatatcacaaaattaacCAG TGCGAATCCGAGTACTACtacaactccaaatccaattccTACGGCTACTCCTAACGTGACTCCTACTCCTAGTGTGACTCCTACACCTTGTGTCACTCCTATTGATCTTGCATCCCTTGAACGTGATCGCGGGTTACGTCGTCCGATTTGGAAGTATCCGCCTAATGTACAAGATGACATTAGACTTGAATACAATAGATTGGGACCATGTCAACTTCAATTGAGGAAAGAGCAATATCCACCAACTCAATTTGGAAGTCAACGTCTTCGATTTCAAGTATCTTGGGTTAACACATTCCCTTGGCTAGAGTATTCGATTTCCAAAGATGCAGCGTTTCGTTTTCCATGTTTCTTGTTTCAAAAATATGCATCTAGTCAAGTAGCATTTACTATTGATGGAATTAGGTGTTGGAAAAGGGTGAATGATAATAACAAATGTTCTTTCTTGGTACACGTTGGAACTCCTAATTTAACACATGGAAAGACAATCAAATCTCTTGAAAGGTTGCAGAATGTTACAAGACATATTGACAAGGTCGTAAATTTTCAACCTTCGGAAGAGGTAAAGAAAAATAGATTGAGATTAGGAACTACTATAGAGTCTATTTTATGGATAACTTTGCAAGCATGTGCAATACGAGGTCATGATGAATCATCAACTTCTCACAACAGAGGTAATCTTATTCAGATGATTAAACTTATGGGAAGAATATATGTTGATATTTTAAATGTTGTTTTGGAAAATGCACCAAAGAATGCTATGTACATTGCTCCAACAATACAAAAAGATATTTTGCATATCCTTGCTTCTAAAGTAAGAAAGAAAATTTGTGATGAGATAGGAGGATCTAAGTTTTGCGTTTTAGTTGATGAAGCAATAGATGCATCACGTAAAAAACAAATGGCTATCGTGCTTAGGTTTGTTGATGTTCATGGCGTCATATGTGAATGA
- the LOC135152726 gene encoding uncharacterized protein LOC135152726: MKWAVELGQFDIEYKPRTAIKGQALADFILEFPPTFEVEGMECVPEPQSPIAIPENCSPWWNLYADGAVNGNGAGAGIVLVSPEGHKLQSSIHFDFKATNNDAEYEALIAGLKLALEMRVENMNVYSDSMLVVWHIRGGFQARSPRTDLYMRYAQELIGKFREIKLEQIPRSENADADALAKLGSQKDAHMLGVIPLEIQYQPSIPKIEVLDVEVGESDLWTTPIQEYIANGTLPTDKDEARKLRYKAAQYVIYDGILYKRGFNRPLLRCVAGIRCEYIMHKDAHAFAKACDSCQRFSNTNKNPAVPLKTLTSPWPFAVWGIDLIGELPKGKGGVKYAVVAVDYFTKWAEAEPLASITARKMVDFVYRAIVCRYGVPYKLISDNGKQFDSNEMINFCEHLGIKKGFFAMCHPQSNGAVRRQLERRRPWGLHRLPERLGRLHSARKPRLGPPPGPPREVPEGVPFQPPVSLQPQFFPQGYPQDLPGRWHLRLLPPPRQG, encoded by the exons ATGAAATGGGCGGTTGAGCTAGGCCAATTTGATATAGAGTACAAGCCAAGGACCGCCATCAAGGGGCAAGCACTAGCTGACTTCATCCTAGAgtttccacccacttttgaagttgaagggaTGGAATGTGTACCTGAACCTCAGTCTCCAATAGCCATacccgagaattgttccccttggtggaacttGTACGCCGATGGGGCTGtcaatggaaatggggccggggctggcattgtcctagtcagtccggaaggccataagctgcaaagctccattcacttcgactttaaagccaccaacaatgacgcggagtatgaagccctgaTAGCGGGGCTGAAGCTAGCCTTGGAGATGAGggtggaaaatatgaatgtttacagtgacTCAATgttggtagtctggcacatccgaggaggcttccaagctaggaGTCCCCGTACCGATCTCTAcatgcggtatgcccaggaactaattgggaaattcagAGAGATCAAGCTAGAGCAGATACCAAGGTCTGAGAACGCAGATGCAGATGCCCTGGCTAAGCTAGGTTCACAAAAGGATGCACATATGCttggggtgatccccctcgaaatccaatatcagcctagcatccctAAAATTGAAGTCCTAGATGTTGAGGTTGGAGAGTCTGACCTTTGGACAACCCCAATTCaggaatacatagccaacggaaccctgcctacagaTAAGGATGAGGCCAGAAAATTGAGATACAAGGCGGCCCAGTATGTGATTTATGATGGAATTCTTTACAAAAGAGGGTTCAACCGACCCCTCCTTAGGTGTGTTGCTGGGATAAGATGTGAGTACATTATGCACAAG gatgctcatgccttcgccaaggcctgtgacagttgccagaggttctctaatacaaatAAGAACCCAGCGGTACCCCTAAAGACCTTGACAAGCCCttggccgtttgctgtttggggcatagatctgattggtgaattacccaAAGGAAAAGGTGGGGTAAAATATGCAGTtgtggctgtagattacttcactaaatgggctgaagctgaacccctggcttccatcactgcaaggaagATGGTAGACTTCGTTTATCGAGCAATCGTCTGTCGgtacggggttccctacaagctcatatcagacaatgggaagcAGTTTGATAGCAAtgagatgataaatttttgtgaacaccttggcataaagaaagggtTTTTCGCGATGTGCCATCCCCAGAGTAACG GAGCAGTTAGGAGGCAGCTGGAGAGGAGGAGGCCTTGGGGACTTCATCGGTTACCGGAGCGTCTGGGGAGATTGCATTCTGCGAGGAAGCCGCGGCTAGGGCCTCCACCTGGGCCACCACGGGAGGTTCCTGAGGGGGTGCCGTTTCAGCCTCCTGTCAGTCTTCAGCCGCAGTTTTTCCCTCAGGGGTACCCCCAAGATCTTCCCGGGCGTTGGCATCTTCGACTTTTGCCTCCTCCAAGGCAAGGGTAG